One stretch of Anabas testudineus chromosome 24, fAnaTes1.2, whole genome shotgun sequence DNA includes these proteins:
- the ino80 gene encoding chromatin-remodeling ATPase INO80 isoform X2, whose amino-acid sequence MASGQGGQLEGGASGSFGLAKPLYLQRLERSLRLGSFLRHTATIFNKDITSDDSDDSDGALGSGLSLDPSTQHTALAVKSELCEHGDGLREGKPLNGVLLQDQKADKTSLYNFSKLKKNRKWLKSILLSDDTTDSDTDSDDSDFSLSREELHDMLRLHRYTRQHQSKFHSERELHQYQYYSTGLLSTHDPFYEQQRHLLGPKKKKIKDEKKFKAKLKKVKKKKKRGEGDFLDEGRPYVTKIFAKFSHDAPLPMVKKKHLTIEQLNARRRKIWLAIAKKEIPKSFKQKTSAKNLVLTNAKKLAHQCMREVRRAAIQAQKNCKETLPRARRLTKEMMLYWKKYDKVEKEHRKRAEKEALEQRKLDEEMREAKRQQRKLNFLITQTELYAHFMSGKASTGVPGGDAAQEEILRKLEDTAGQRQIDIGGGIMVNMGQEDYDSEYYKSQALRNAKEAYQIHQERTRMFDEEAKDSRSASLHAAGGSSVCAGSGFGESYSLSNPSIQAGEDIPQPTTFNGKLKGYQLKGMNWLANLYEQGINGILADEMGLGKTVQSIALLAHLAERDNIWGPFLIISPASTLNNWHQEFTRFVPKFKVLPYWGNPHDRKVIRKFWSQKTLYTQNAPFHVVITSYQLVVQDVKYFQRVKWQYMVLDEAQALKSSTSVRWKILLQFQCRNRLLLTGTPIQNTMAELWALLHFIMPTLFDSHEEFNEWFSKDIESHAENKSAIDENQLSRLHMILKPFMLRRIKKDVENELSDKIEILTYCQLTSRQRLLYQALRNKISIEDLLQSSMGTAQQAHSTTSSLMNLVMQFRKVCNHPDLFERQETRSPFHMSLKPYIMSKFLYRHGLVHGYNQAKNKLLQVLLSPFSPHHIQQSLFHRKGDDKGSCFSFLRFIDVSPAEMSNLMLQGTLVRWLALFLTMKAAYRLYYQRLFDLEENDQDETGGGERERLQPRSKCLSCKDLLLWLNRPTAFPSVHTSPVLQDLVFTALRPGMVGHADVKICSRNSSSSTLRPCQPTLPPKFLLAATPRVTAVPMERYCDDRSAEYEWHVIRSGGSIIFKQCFLYGSPELASDWCVRANSFHPQCPGGVMALYSRHGWSFIRIPDKESLITESGKLHTLDILLSRLKAQGHRVLIYSQMTRMIDLLEEYMVYRKHTYMRLDGSSKISERRDMVADFQSRTDIFVFLLSTRAGGLGINLTAADTVIFYDSDWNPTVDQQAMDRAHRLGQTKQVTVYRLICQGTIEERILQRAKEKSEIQRVVISGGNFKPDTLKPKEVVSLLLDDDELEKKLRQRQEEKRQQEECSKVKERKRKREKYAEKKNEESENKRKKEVNLVISHAPSADNSNLSADGDDSFISVEMDSAMPSPFSEISLSSELQPGSLPPDADADESSSDMLVIVDDPVSSAPQSRATNSPASMSGSVSDNMNGVSTSDTISPGRGRSGRSRGRPKGSGCGAKSGGKGRGRKSTAGSAAAMAGAMAGAAAASAAAYAAYGYSVSKAGLSASSALQPSLGRSGTTPTFNASRSSSPQAKGGTSTPSPHKQLAHGHHHSSYSAVRKGKGPGGPGAR is encoded by the exons ATGGCGTCAGGGCAGGGTGGCCAGCTGGAGGGCGGGGCATCAGGGAGTTTTGGTCTGGCCAAACCTCTCTACCTGCAGCGCTTAGAAAGATCCCTGAGGTTGGGCAGTTTCCTGCGGCACACTGCTACCATCTTCAACAAAGACATAACCAG TGATGACAGTGACGATAGTGATGGTGCATTGGGGAGCGGGCTGTCCTTGGATCCCTCCACTCAGCATACAGCTTTAGCAGTGAAGAGTGAGTTATGTGAACACGGGGATGGGTTGAGAGAGGGCAAACCCCTCAATGGAGTTCTGCTGCAAG ACCAAAAGGCAGATAAAACAAGCCTCTATAATTTCTCCAAGCTgaagaagaacaggaaatgGCTCAag AGCATCCTGTTGAGCGATGACACCACAGACTCGGACACAGACTCCGATGACTCCGACTTCAGTTTGTCACGGGAGGAGCTTCATGACATGCTGAGATTACATCGCTACACAAGGCAGCACCAGAGCAAGTTTCACTCTGAGCGGGAG CTTCATCAGTATCAGTACTACAGCACTGGACTTCTCTCTACCCATGATCCGTTTTATGAGCAACAGCGCCATCTTCTGGgcccaaagaagaagaaaatcaaagatgaaaagaaattcAAGG cCAAACTTAAAAAagttaagaaaaagaaaaaacgtGGAGAGGGAGATTTTCTGGATGAGGGACGTCCATATGTCACCAAGATCTTTGCAAAGTTTTCGCATGATGCTCCACTTCCCatggtgaaaaagaaacatctcaCTATTGAGCAGTTGAATGCACGGCGACGTAAGATCTGGCTCGCCATTGCCAAAAAGGAGATCCCCAAG tcTTTCAAACAAAAGACCTCTGCTAAGAACCTCGTACTGACCAATGCTAAAAAG CTGGCTCATCAGTGTATGCGAGAGGTGCGGCGTGCAGCTATCCAGGCCCAGAAGAACTGCAAGGAGACTTTACCTCGGGCCCGGCGCCTCACCAAAGAAATGATGCTATACTGGAAGAAGTATGACAAAGTGGAGAAAGAGCACAGGAAAAGGGCAGAGAAGGAGGCCCTGGAGCAACGAAAACTGGATGAGGAGATGAGAGAA GCTAAGCGTCAGCAGCGTAAACTAAATTTCCTGATCACCCAGACGGAGCTGTATGCCCATTTCATGAGTGGTAAAGCCAGTACAGGGGTTCCAGGAGGAGATGCAGCTCAAGAGGAAATCCTAAGAAAGCTTGAAGACACTGCAGGGCAAAGACAGATTGACATTGGAGGAGGTATAATGGTCAACATGGGACAGGAGGACTATG ATAGTGAATACTACAAGTCCCAGGCCTTGAGGAATGCCAAAGAGGCCTACCAAATTCATCAAGAGAGA ACACGAATGTTCGATGAGGAGGCGAAGGACAGTCGCAGTGCATCTCTACATGCTGCTGGTGGCTCATCTGTATGTGCTGGCTCTGGGTTTGGGGAGAGCTACAGCCTTTCCAACCCTTCCATTCAAGCAGGTGAAGACATTCCTCAGCCCACCACCTTCAATGGCAAGCTGAAGGGTTACCAACTTAAAGGCATGAACTGGCTGGCCAATCTCTATGAACAG GGAATAAATGGAATTCTGGCAGATGAGATGGGATTAGGAAAGACAGTCCAGAGTATCGCCCTTTTAGCGCACCTAGCAGAG AGAGACAACATCTGGGGTCCATTCCTGATCATCTCTCCAGCGTCAACACTCAATAACTGGCATCAGGAGTTTACGCGCTTTGTTCCCAAATTCAAG GTGTTGCCATACTGGGGGAATCCTCACGATCGCAAGGTGATTCGAAAGTTTTGGAGCCAG AAAACACTTTACACACAAAATGCACCATTCCATGTGGTGATCACAAGCTATCAGCTGGTGGTGCAGGACGTCAAGTATTTCCAGAGAGTCAAGTGGCAGTATATGGTTCTGGATGAGGCCCAGGCGCTGAAAAGCAGTACTAG tgTTCGGTGGAAAATCCTCCTGCAGTTCCAGTGTCGAAACAGGCTGCTGCTCACAGGGACACCCATCCAGAACACAATGGCTGAG CTGTGGGCTCTCCTGCACTTCATCATGCCTACACTGTTTGATTCCCATGAAGAGTTTAATGAGTGGTTCTCCAAGGACATAGAGAGCCATGCTGAGAACAAATCTGCCATTGATGAGA ACCAACTTTCCAGATTGCACATGATCCTTAAACCTTTCATGCTGCGCAGGATTAAGAAGGATGTGGAAAATGAACTCTCAGACAAG ATTGAGATCCTGACTTACTGCCAGCTCACGTCCCGGCAGAGGCTGCTCTACCAGGCTCTGAGGAACAAGATCTCTATCGAGGACTTACTGCAGTCCTCCATGGGCACAGCCCAGCAGGCTCACAGTACCACCTCCTCCCTCATGAACCTGGTCATGCAGTTTAGGAAG gtgtgtaATCACCCTGACTTGTTTGAGCGCCAGGAAACGCGCTCTCCATTCCACATGTCCCTCAAGCCCTACATCATGTCTAAGTTCCTCTACCGTCACGGACTTGTCCACGGATACAACCAGGCCAAGAACAA GTTACTTCAAGTGCTGTTGTCTCCATTCTCTCCGCATCACATCCAGCAGTCTCTTTTTCATAGAAAAG GTGATGACAAAGGAAGCTGCTTTTCCTTCCTGCGCTTCATTGATGTGTCACCTGCTGAGATGTCCAATCTCATGCTTCAAGGCACCTTAGTGAG atgGTTAGCCCTTTTTTTGACGATGAAAGCTGCATACCGGCTCTACTATCAACGCCTATTTGATCTTGAAGAAAATGATCAGGATGAAACTGGAGGTGGGGAAAGGGAGAGGTTACAACCCAGGAGTAAGTGTCTGTCTTGTAAGGACCTGCTTCTGTGGCTGAATAGACCGACTGCTTTTCCCAGCGTACACACCAGCCCTGTGCTACAA GACCTTGTGTTCACAGCCTTAAGACCCGGCATGGTGGGACACGCAGACGTGAAGATCTGCAGCAGAAATTCTTCCTCCTCTACATTACGGCCATGCCAGCCCACTCTGCCACCCAAGTTTCTGCTAGCTGCCACACCCAGG GTAACAGCAGTTCCCATGGAGCGTTATTGCGATGACCGCAGTGCTGAGTACGAGTGGCACGTAATACGCAGCGGAGGTAGCATCATCTTCAAACAGTGTTTCCTCTACGGCTCCCCAGAACTTGCCTCAGACTGGTGTGTGAGGGCAAATTCTTTCCACCCACAGTGCCCTGGTGGGGTGATGGCCCTCTACTCTCGTCATGGATGGTCCTTTATTCGGATACCTG ATAAGGAAAGCCTGATAACGGAAAGTGGCAAGCTCCACACATTGGATATCCTGTTGAGTCGGCTAAAGGCACAGGGACACAGAGTCCTCATCTACTCCCAGATGACGCGCATGATAGACCTACTGGag GAGTACATGGTTTATCGTAAGCACACCTACATGCGCCTTGACGGATCTTCTAAGATTTCTGAACGCAGAGACATGGTGGCTGACTTCCAGAGCAG GACGGatatctttgtgtttctgctgagtACGAGGGCTGGAGGGCTTGGCATTAACCTGACTGCTGCTGACACT GTTATCTTCTATGACAGCGACTGGAACCCCACAGTGGACCAACAGGCTATGGACAGAGCCCACAGACTGGGTCAGACAAAGCAGGTCACCGTCTATCGCCTCATCTGTCAGGGAACCATCGAAGAGAGGATCCTGCAGCGAGCTAAGGAGAAGAGCGAG ATTCAAAGGGTGGTGATCTCTGGAGGTAACTTCAAACCAGACACACTCAAACCAAAGGAGGTGGTCAGCCTGCTATTGGACGATGATGAGCTGGAGAAGAAAT TGCgtcagagacaggaggagaagaggcagCAGGAGGAGTGCAGCAAGGTGAAAGAGCgcaagagaaagagggagaagtaCGCTGAGAAG AAGAACGAAGAGTCGGAgaacaagaggaaaaaggaggTGAACCTGGTCATCTCTCATGCACCTTCAGCAGACAACTCCAACCTGTCTGCAGATGGAGATGACTCCTTCATCAGCGTTGAGATGGACTCGGCCATGCCCAGCCCCTTCAGTGAG ATCTCCCTGAGCAGCGAGCTTCAACCTGGCTCGTTGCCACCAGATGCCGATGCAGACGAGAGCAGCAGTGACATGCTGGTGATTGTGGATGATCCTGTGTCTTCTGCGCCACAGTCTCGTGCCACCAACTCCCCGGCCTCCATGTCAGGATCAGTTTCTGACAACATGAATG
- the ino80 gene encoding chromatin-remodeling ATPase INO80 isoform X1, whose amino-acid sequence MASGQGGQLEGGASGSFGLAKPLYLQRLERSLRLGSFLRHTATIFNKDITSDDSDDSDGALGSGLSLDPSTQHTALAVKSELCEHGDGLREGKPLNGVLLQDQKADKTSLYNFSKLKKNRKWLKSILLSDDTTDSDTDSDDSDFSLSREELHDMLRLHRYTRQHQSKFHSERELHQYQYYSTGLLSTHDPFYEQQRHLLGPKKKKIKDEKKFKAKLKKVKKKKKRGEGDFLDEGRPYVTKIFAKFSHDAPLPMVKKKHLTIEQLNARRRKIWLAIAKKEIPKSFKQKTSAKNLVLTNAKKLAHQCMREVRRAAIQAQKNCKETLPRARRLTKEMMLYWKKYDKVEKEHRKRAEKEALEQRKLDEEMREAKRQQRKLNFLITQTELYAHFMSGKASTGVPGGDAAQEEILRKLEDTAGQRQIDIGGGIMVNMGQEDYDSEYYKSQALRNAKEAYQIHQERTRMFDEEAKDSRSASLHAAGGSSVCAGSGFGESYSLSNPSIQAGEDIPQPTTFNGKLKGYQLKGMNWLANLYEQGINGILADEMGLGKTVQSIALLAHLAERDNIWGPFLIISPASTLNNWHQEFTRFVPKFKVLPYWGNPHDRKVIRKFWSQKTLYTQNAPFHVVITSYQLVVQDVKYFQRVKWQYMVLDEAQALKSSTSVRWKILLQFQCRNRLLLTGTPIQNTMAELWALLHFIMPTLFDSHEEFNEWFSKDIESHAENKSAIDENQLSRLHMILKPFMLRRIKKDVENELSDKIEILTYCQLTSRQRLLYQALRNKISIEDLLQSSMGTAQQAHSTTSSLMNLVMQFRKVCNHPDLFERQETRSPFHMSLKPYIMSKFLYRHGLVHGYNQAKNKLLQVLLSPFSPHHIQQSLFHRKGDDKGSCFSFLRFIDVSPAEMSNLMLQGTLVRWLALFLTMKAAYRLYYQRLFDLEENDQDETGGGERERLQPRSKCLSCKDLLLWLNRPTAFPSVHTSPVLQDLVFTALRPGMVGHADVKICSRNSSSSTLRPCQPTLPPKFLLAATPRVTAVPMERYCDDRSAEYEWHVIRSGGSIIFKQCFLYGSPELASDWCVRANSFHPQCPGGVMALYSRHGWSFIRIPDKESLITESGKLHTLDILLSRLKAQGHRVLIYSQMTRMIDLLEEYMVYRKHTYMRLDGSSKISERRDMVADFQSRTDIFVFLLSTRAGGLGINLTAADTVIFYDSDWNPTVDQQAMDRAHRLGQTKQVTVYRLICQGTIEERILQRAKEKSEIQRVVISGGNFKPDTLKPKEVVSLLLDDDELEKKLRQRQEEKRQQEECSKVKERKRKREKYAEKKKNEESENKRKKEVNLVISHAPSADNSNLSADGDDSFISVEMDSAMPSPFSEISLSSELQPGSLPPDADADESSSDMLVIVDDPVSSAPQSRATNSPASMSGSVSDNMNGVSTSDTISPGRGRSGRSRGRPKGSGCGAKSGGKGRGRKSTAGSAAAMAGAMAGAAAASAAAYAAYGYSVSKAGLSASSALQPSLGRSGTTPTFNASRSSSPQAKGGTSTPSPHKQLAHGHHHSSYSAVRKGKGPGGPGAR is encoded by the exons ATGGCGTCAGGGCAGGGTGGCCAGCTGGAGGGCGGGGCATCAGGGAGTTTTGGTCTGGCCAAACCTCTCTACCTGCAGCGCTTAGAAAGATCCCTGAGGTTGGGCAGTTTCCTGCGGCACACTGCTACCATCTTCAACAAAGACATAACCAG TGATGACAGTGACGATAGTGATGGTGCATTGGGGAGCGGGCTGTCCTTGGATCCCTCCACTCAGCATACAGCTTTAGCAGTGAAGAGTGAGTTATGTGAACACGGGGATGGGTTGAGAGAGGGCAAACCCCTCAATGGAGTTCTGCTGCAAG ACCAAAAGGCAGATAAAACAAGCCTCTATAATTTCTCCAAGCTgaagaagaacaggaaatgGCTCAag AGCATCCTGTTGAGCGATGACACCACAGACTCGGACACAGACTCCGATGACTCCGACTTCAGTTTGTCACGGGAGGAGCTTCATGACATGCTGAGATTACATCGCTACACAAGGCAGCACCAGAGCAAGTTTCACTCTGAGCGGGAG CTTCATCAGTATCAGTACTACAGCACTGGACTTCTCTCTACCCATGATCCGTTTTATGAGCAACAGCGCCATCTTCTGGgcccaaagaagaagaaaatcaaagatgaaaagaaattcAAGG cCAAACTTAAAAAagttaagaaaaagaaaaaacgtGGAGAGGGAGATTTTCTGGATGAGGGACGTCCATATGTCACCAAGATCTTTGCAAAGTTTTCGCATGATGCTCCACTTCCCatggtgaaaaagaaacatctcaCTATTGAGCAGTTGAATGCACGGCGACGTAAGATCTGGCTCGCCATTGCCAAAAAGGAGATCCCCAAG tcTTTCAAACAAAAGACCTCTGCTAAGAACCTCGTACTGACCAATGCTAAAAAG CTGGCTCATCAGTGTATGCGAGAGGTGCGGCGTGCAGCTATCCAGGCCCAGAAGAACTGCAAGGAGACTTTACCTCGGGCCCGGCGCCTCACCAAAGAAATGATGCTATACTGGAAGAAGTATGACAAAGTGGAGAAAGAGCACAGGAAAAGGGCAGAGAAGGAGGCCCTGGAGCAACGAAAACTGGATGAGGAGATGAGAGAA GCTAAGCGTCAGCAGCGTAAACTAAATTTCCTGATCACCCAGACGGAGCTGTATGCCCATTTCATGAGTGGTAAAGCCAGTACAGGGGTTCCAGGAGGAGATGCAGCTCAAGAGGAAATCCTAAGAAAGCTTGAAGACACTGCAGGGCAAAGACAGATTGACATTGGAGGAGGTATAATGGTCAACATGGGACAGGAGGACTATG ATAGTGAATACTACAAGTCCCAGGCCTTGAGGAATGCCAAAGAGGCCTACCAAATTCATCAAGAGAGA ACACGAATGTTCGATGAGGAGGCGAAGGACAGTCGCAGTGCATCTCTACATGCTGCTGGTGGCTCATCTGTATGTGCTGGCTCTGGGTTTGGGGAGAGCTACAGCCTTTCCAACCCTTCCATTCAAGCAGGTGAAGACATTCCTCAGCCCACCACCTTCAATGGCAAGCTGAAGGGTTACCAACTTAAAGGCATGAACTGGCTGGCCAATCTCTATGAACAG GGAATAAATGGAATTCTGGCAGATGAGATGGGATTAGGAAAGACAGTCCAGAGTATCGCCCTTTTAGCGCACCTAGCAGAG AGAGACAACATCTGGGGTCCATTCCTGATCATCTCTCCAGCGTCAACACTCAATAACTGGCATCAGGAGTTTACGCGCTTTGTTCCCAAATTCAAG GTGTTGCCATACTGGGGGAATCCTCACGATCGCAAGGTGATTCGAAAGTTTTGGAGCCAG AAAACACTTTACACACAAAATGCACCATTCCATGTGGTGATCACAAGCTATCAGCTGGTGGTGCAGGACGTCAAGTATTTCCAGAGAGTCAAGTGGCAGTATATGGTTCTGGATGAGGCCCAGGCGCTGAAAAGCAGTACTAG tgTTCGGTGGAAAATCCTCCTGCAGTTCCAGTGTCGAAACAGGCTGCTGCTCACAGGGACACCCATCCAGAACACAATGGCTGAG CTGTGGGCTCTCCTGCACTTCATCATGCCTACACTGTTTGATTCCCATGAAGAGTTTAATGAGTGGTTCTCCAAGGACATAGAGAGCCATGCTGAGAACAAATCTGCCATTGATGAGA ACCAACTTTCCAGATTGCACATGATCCTTAAACCTTTCATGCTGCGCAGGATTAAGAAGGATGTGGAAAATGAACTCTCAGACAAG ATTGAGATCCTGACTTACTGCCAGCTCACGTCCCGGCAGAGGCTGCTCTACCAGGCTCTGAGGAACAAGATCTCTATCGAGGACTTACTGCAGTCCTCCATGGGCACAGCCCAGCAGGCTCACAGTACCACCTCCTCCCTCATGAACCTGGTCATGCAGTTTAGGAAG gtgtgtaATCACCCTGACTTGTTTGAGCGCCAGGAAACGCGCTCTCCATTCCACATGTCCCTCAAGCCCTACATCATGTCTAAGTTCCTCTACCGTCACGGACTTGTCCACGGATACAACCAGGCCAAGAACAA GTTACTTCAAGTGCTGTTGTCTCCATTCTCTCCGCATCACATCCAGCAGTCTCTTTTTCATAGAAAAG GTGATGACAAAGGAAGCTGCTTTTCCTTCCTGCGCTTCATTGATGTGTCACCTGCTGAGATGTCCAATCTCATGCTTCAAGGCACCTTAGTGAG atgGTTAGCCCTTTTTTTGACGATGAAAGCTGCATACCGGCTCTACTATCAACGCCTATTTGATCTTGAAGAAAATGATCAGGATGAAACTGGAGGTGGGGAAAGGGAGAGGTTACAACCCAGGAGTAAGTGTCTGTCTTGTAAGGACCTGCTTCTGTGGCTGAATAGACCGACTGCTTTTCCCAGCGTACACACCAGCCCTGTGCTACAA GACCTTGTGTTCACAGCCTTAAGACCCGGCATGGTGGGACACGCAGACGTGAAGATCTGCAGCAGAAATTCTTCCTCCTCTACATTACGGCCATGCCAGCCCACTCTGCCACCCAAGTTTCTGCTAGCTGCCACACCCAGG GTAACAGCAGTTCCCATGGAGCGTTATTGCGATGACCGCAGTGCTGAGTACGAGTGGCACGTAATACGCAGCGGAGGTAGCATCATCTTCAAACAGTGTTTCCTCTACGGCTCCCCAGAACTTGCCTCAGACTGGTGTGTGAGGGCAAATTCTTTCCACCCACAGTGCCCTGGTGGGGTGATGGCCCTCTACTCTCGTCATGGATGGTCCTTTATTCGGATACCTG ATAAGGAAAGCCTGATAACGGAAAGTGGCAAGCTCCACACATTGGATATCCTGTTGAGTCGGCTAAAGGCACAGGGACACAGAGTCCTCATCTACTCCCAGATGACGCGCATGATAGACCTACTGGag GAGTACATGGTTTATCGTAAGCACACCTACATGCGCCTTGACGGATCTTCTAAGATTTCTGAACGCAGAGACATGGTGGCTGACTTCCAGAGCAG GACGGatatctttgtgtttctgctgagtACGAGGGCTGGAGGGCTTGGCATTAACCTGACTGCTGCTGACACT GTTATCTTCTATGACAGCGACTGGAACCCCACAGTGGACCAACAGGCTATGGACAGAGCCCACAGACTGGGTCAGACAAAGCAGGTCACCGTCTATCGCCTCATCTGTCAGGGAACCATCGAAGAGAGGATCCTGCAGCGAGCTAAGGAGAAGAGCGAG ATTCAAAGGGTGGTGATCTCTGGAGGTAACTTCAAACCAGACACACTCAAACCAAAGGAGGTGGTCAGCCTGCTATTGGACGATGATGAGCTGGAGAAGAAAT TGCgtcagagacaggaggagaagaggcagCAGGAGGAGTGCAGCAAGGTGAAAGAGCgcaagagaaagagggagaagtaCGCTGAGAAG AAGAAGAACGAAGAGTCGGAgaacaagaggaaaaaggaggTGAACCTGGTCATCTCTCATGCACCTTCAGCAGACAACTCCAACCTGTCTGCAGATGGAGATGACTCCTTCATCAGCGTTGAGATGGACTCGGCCATGCCCAGCCCCTTCAGTGAG ATCTCCCTGAGCAGCGAGCTTCAACCTGGCTCGTTGCCACCAGATGCCGATGCAGACGAGAGCAGCAGTGACATGCTGGTGATTGTGGATGATCCTGTGTCTTCTGCGCCACAGTCTCGTGCCACCAACTCCCCGGCCTCCATGTCAGGATCAGTTTCTGACAACATGAATG